One part of the Dyadobacter sp. 676 genome encodes these proteins:
- a CDS encoding DUF423 domain-containing protein: MKFMIQAGGILGALAVSLGAFGAHALKGMLEASGRTETFETAVKYQFYHALALVLVGILMQRAGEDAVKLLGWAGNAFAIGVIIFSGSLYAICFTGITKFGATAPIGGLALIAGWVLLVVAAGRL, encoded by the coding sequence ATGAAATTCATGATACAGGCAGGCGGCATACTCGGAGCACTGGCCGTCTCACTCGGCGCATTCGGCGCACATGCATTGAAAGGAATGCTGGAAGCGTCCGGCCGCACCGAAACATTCGAAACGGCTGTAAAATACCAGTTTTATCATGCCCTCGCGCTGGTACTCGTGGGCATACTTATGCAACGTGCGGGCGAGGACGCCGTGAAACTCCTCGGCTGGGCAGGCAATGCATTCGCCATCGGCGTGATCATCTTTTCAGGCTCGCTCTACGCGATATGCTTCACAGGCATTACCAAATTTGGGGCCACAGCACCGATCGGCGGACTGGCACTGATCGCAGGCTGGGTGTTGCTGGTTG
- a CDS encoding glycosyltransferase family 9 protein — protein sequence MIAVIRTEHFGDIVAAEPISRYVRGQHPNAYIVWFAKPAFAELVRYNPNVNEVFKEFCVTERRVLLESNVFDKVFELQFRNNNHCPKCQVFTENPVALKRDINVFNYFDYGNLLEVFAQTGGLIPPKAAFPTDDQPRLYPQSSHEAKVDSLGLPEKYIVMHCRSNYEPKDWPADRWNQLVHWLAKEYDYHLIEIGLESNLNIQTTAYRNLCGQLSILETAEVIRRASFFIGLDSGPSHLGNATGTFGIILMGALNNFLNYNPYSGRYGRQENALLVRQAGLPCAQLPFEFVREQVRSVLEKSADSATKVLS from the coding sequence TTGATCGCGGTCATTCGTACGGAGCATTTCGGGGACATCGTGGCCGCCGAGCCGATTTCGCGCTATGTACGCGGGCAACACCCGAATGCATACATTGTTTGGTTTGCGAAACCCGCTTTCGCGGAGCTTGTGCGTTATAATCCTAATGTGAACGAGGTATTTAAAGAATTTTGCGTGACAGAGCGGCGCGTGCTGTTGGAAAGCAATGTATTCGATAAAGTTTTTGAACTGCAATTCAGGAATAACAACCATTGCCCGAAATGCCAGGTGTTTACGGAAAACCCTGTGGCGTTGAAGCGGGATATCAATGTATTCAACTACTTCGATTATGGCAATCTGCTGGAAGTTTTCGCGCAGACGGGCGGCCTGATCCCTCCGAAAGCAGCTTTTCCGACCGACGACCAGCCACGTTTGTACCCGCAATCATCGCACGAAGCAAAAGTCGATAGCCTTGGCCTGCCCGAAAAATACATCGTCATGCATTGCCGCTCGAACTACGAGCCCAAAGACTGGCCGGCCGATCGATGGAACCAGCTCGTGCATTGGCTGGCAAAAGAGTATGATTATCACCTGATTGAAATAGGTCTGGAAAGCAATTTAAATATACAAACAACCGCATACCGCAACCTGTGCGGCCAGCTAAGCATTCTGGAAACCGCCGAAGTGATCCGCCGCGCCTCGTTCTTCATCGGGCTCGACAGCGGGCCGTCGCATCTGGGTAATGCAACCGGCACCTTCGGTATTATCCTGATGGGGGCGCTGAACAACTTTCTGAATTACAACCCGTATTCGGGCAGATACGGCCGGCAGGAGAATGCATTGCTTGTAAGACAGGCAGGGCTGCCGTGTGCGCAGCTTCCGTTCGAATTTGTGCGGGAACAGGTGAGGTCGGTTCTCGAAAAAAGTGCGGATAGCGCAACAAAAGTGCTATCGTGA
- a CDS encoding YggS family pyridoxal phosphate-dependent enzyme: MPSIASNLARIEQGLRKETRLVAVTKTKPASLLMEAYEAGARLFGENKVQEMVGKYEELPKDIQWHMIGHLQTNKVKYMAPFVSLVHSVDSFRLLKEIDKEAKKNSRIIDCLLQIHIAREETKFGLSEEEALAIITSPELAALTNVRIVGLMGMASNTDDPEVVRAEFRGLKNTFESFKSYESQQVMMRELSMGMSGDYLIAQEEGSTLVRVGSAIFGSR, translated from the coding sequence ATGCCTTCCATTGCCTCCAACCTGGCCCGGATCGAACAAGGACTACGCAAAGAAACACGTCTGGTCGCAGTTACAAAAACCAAGCCGGCTTCCCTGCTGATGGAGGCCTACGAGGCCGGGGCACGGCTTTTCGGGGAAAACAAGGTCCAGGAGATGGTAGGCAAATATGAGGAGCTGCCGAAGGACATCCAATGGCATATGATCGGGCATTTGCAGACTAATAAAGTGAAATACATGGCGCCTTTTGTGAGCCTGGTGCATTCGGTCGACAGTTTCAGATTGCTGAAAGAAATCGATAAGGAAGCTAAAAAGAACAGCCGCATTATCGACTGCCTTTTGCAAATCCATATTGCCCGGGAGGAAACCAAATTCGGCCTTTCGGAAGAAGAAGCGCTTGCAATCATCACATCCCCCGAACTTGCCGCTTTAACGAATGTCCGCATTGTCGGGTTAATGGGTATGGCGTCCAACACGGATGATCCGGAAGTGGTAAGAGCCGAATTCCGCGGTTTGAAAAACACTTTCGAATCCTTTAAATCGTATGAAAGCCAACAGGTTATGATGCGCGAGCTATCCATGGGCATGAGCGGCGACTACCTCATCGCCCAGGAAGAAGGCAGCACGCTCGTACGCGTAGGAAGCGCTATTTTCGGGTCACGATAG